From Mytilus edulis chromosome 8, xbMytEdul2.2, whole genome shotgun sequence, one genomic window encodes:
- the LOC139486578 gene encoding uncharacterized protein isoform X2 — MCTTETSVTKPSKERKENLQSMCTTETSVTKPSKERKSQRNLRRGRRLKGKYKYKSLSEESETETDKPASLQRSPEITDNQVQDLGWLLSLFTHGINGVLAEDMGLSKTVQAISLLGYMKGYQQISGPHLFIVPLTDIDHWLVEFKSWSPESRLVVIKGTVDQREPASILKEDGWDVCITSYETCLQEPNSFKETNWRYLVVDEVQTIIKEKTQILEIIQSMKTSNKLLLTGTQTQNDLQELLALQNFLMSDSTNNTIYRSANQLCDKELVNCLHSILQPFLLKTIKADLEKGLLPTKEIYIYVGLYTLQKDWQTIQAQDLKDQLDDNMNREKKIEILNHVSLPNQSKLEIIQPCKVINPSVGLKCLLKDNTSIGNRTQSRKTLQSILPANKSTQGSFQKNSTKSYPWNGLLTKGSGEESSQNVQITSDCRNSPERIFSVCVESLKGSPNIKIIQQAGVEKKVEHNKVNFDLQSCSNELSIRHKLRKNKKHITVLNAKLGGKDDYSNEEEPNDSEEGKKEKSSDDEIFLKDKLSGNEIQEKYLSFVKHYINGEFEYKGTRKLDCIPAKPDHQSVCPCIVCGDQSVGMYFGIMVCYSCRTFIVATVQYRSVLNCEAQSNCTIHFRKEFCPHCRFKKCLWAGAVVAEVPLRLQKLSQFKRSLAVKSKRQPNRNSKRVKMKTFMKPDTDTRCASTMYLTSDTDCDNKVDCDKLVDNYYPIKSSGGQQKDNSYPIKLSVGQKDNSYPIKSSVRQKDNSYPIKLSGGQKDNSYPIKSSRGQKDNSYPNKLSGGQKDNSYPIKLSGGHKNHRRSEKLTSISESHIESESLKVTLCSGIKETSDTEIPLKSLLANNNMEENFHYFKQNSRPISTSDILTDWQRLHKSVQEQFQKLKN, encoded by the exons ATGTGTACTACTGAGACATCTGTAACAAAACCATCTAAGGAGAGGAAGGAAAATCTACAGTCGATGTGTACTACTGAGACATCTGTCACAAAACCATCTAAGGAGAGGAAGTCACAGCGGAATCTCAGAAGAGg ACGTAGATTGaaaggaaaatataaatataaaagccTGTCTGAAGAAAGTGAAACAGAGACTGATAAACCAGCATCTT tGCAGAGGTCCCCAGAGATCACAGACAACCAGGTACAAGATCTAGGCTGGTTGTTATCACTATTTACACATGGAATTAATGGGGTTTTGGCAGAAGACATG GGTCTAAGTAAAACAGTACAAGCTATATCTTTGTTGGGATACATGAAGGGCTATCAACAGATCTCTGGACCTCATTTGTTTATTGTACCTCTGACTGATATAGACCACTGGCTGGTAGAATTTAAAAGCTGGAGTCCAGAATCCAGATTAGTTGTGATAAAAGGCACTGTTGATCAAAGA GAACCAGCAAGCATATTGAAGGAGGATGGCTGGGATGTTTGTATTACTAGTTATGAAACCTGTCTTCAAGAACCTAACTCCTTCAAAGAAACAAATTGGAGATATCTGGTTGTAGATGAAGTCCAGACTATCATTAAAGAAAAAACACAA ATTTTAGAGATTATCCAGAGTATGAAGACATCCAATAAACTCTTACTGACTGGAACCCAGACACAGAATGACTTACAAGAGTTATTGGCCTTGCAAAACTTCCTGATGTCTGATTCcacaaat aaTACCATCTACAGATCAGCTAATCAATTATGTGACAAAGAACTTGTGAACTGTTTACATAGC atTCTTCAACCATTCCTGTTGAAAACAATTAAAGCAGACTTAGAAAAGGGATTATTACCAACCAAAGAAATCTACATATATGTTGGACTTTATACTTTACAAAAAGATtg GCAAACAATACAAGCACAAGACTTAAAGGACCAACTGGATGATAACATGAATAGGGAG AAAAAGATTGAAATCCTTAATCATGTCTCCTTACCAAATCAGTCAAAATTGGAAATCATTCAACCATGTAAAGTAATTAATCCCAGTGTTGGcctaaaatgtttattaaaagaCAATACAAGTATTGGAAACAGGACACAGAGCAGGAAAACTCTACAAAGTATTTTACCAGCCAATAAGTCAACACAGGGATCTTTTCAAAAGAATTCTACAAAGTCTTATCCCTGGAATGGTTTACTGACAAAAGGATCTGGTGAGGAGTCTTCTCAGAATGTTCAGATTACCTCAGATTGCAGAAATAGTCCAGAAAGAATATTTTCTGTGTGTGTTGAAAGTTTGAAAGGCAgcccaaatatcaaaattatacagCAAGCTGGGGTTGAAAAG aaagtaGAACATAATAAGGTCAACTTTGATTTGCAATCATGTTCAAATGAGCTTAGCATCAGGCATAAGTTacgaaaaaataaaaaacatataactGTATTGAATGCAAAACTTGGAGGAAAAGATGATTATTCAAATGAAGAGGAACCAAATGATAGTGAGGAAGGAAAAAAGGAAAAATCAAGTGacgatgaaatatttttaaaagataaattaagTGGAAATGAAATTCAGGAAAAATATCTGTCTTTTGTGAAACATTACATTAATGGAGAGTTCGAATACAAGGGTACCAGAAAATTAGACTGTATCCCTGCTAAACCTGACCACCAGTCAGTTTGCCCCTGTATTGTGTGTGGAGACCAGTCTGTTGGCATGTACTTTGGTATTATGGTGTGCTATAG TTGCCGTACTTTCATAGTTGCTACTGTACAGTACAGATCAGTCCTTAATTGTGAAGCACAGTCCAACTGTACCATTCATTTCCGTAAAGAATTCTGCCCACATTGTCGATTTAAAAAATGTCTTTGGGCTGGAGCTGTTGTTGCAG AGGTTCCTCTCAGACTACAAAAACTGAGTCAGTTTAAACGATCTCTCGCAGTTAAAAGCAAAAGG caACCCAACAGGAATTCTAAACGTGTTAAAATGAAGACTTTTATGAAACCAGACACTGACACCAGATGTGCTTCAACAATGTATTTAACCAGTGATACTGACTGTGATAACAAAGTTGACTGTGATAAACTTGTTGACAATTATTATCCAATCAAATCATCAGGAGGACAACAGAAAGACAATTCTTATCCAATCAAATTATCAGTAGGACAGAAAGACAATTCTTATCCAATCAAATCCTCAGTAAGACAGAAAGACAATTCTTATCCAATCAAATTGTCAGGAGGACAGAAAGACAATTCTTATCCAATCAAATCATCAAGAGGCCAGAAAGACAATTCTTATCCAAACAAATTATCAGGAGGACAGAAAGACAATTCTTATCCAATCAAATTATCTGGAGGACACAAAAATCACAGAAGATCTGAAAAACTTACTTCTATTTCTGAATCTCATATTGAAAGTGAAAGTTTAAAAGTGACCTTGTGTTCTGGTATTAAGGAGACTAGTGATACTGAGATACCTCTAAAATCATTGTTAGCAAATAATAATATGGAAGAAAATTTTcactattttaaacaaaattccaGACCAATAAGCACAAGTGATATATTGACTGATTGGCAAAGGCTGCATAAAAGTGTTCAGGAACAATTTCAAAAACTCAAGAattaa
- the LOC139486578 gene encoding uncharacterized protein isoform X1 has translation MCTTETSVTKPSKERKENLQSMCTTETSVTKPSKERKSQRNLRRGRRLKGKYKYKSLSEESETETDKPASLQRSPEITDNQVQDLGWLLSLFTHGINGVLAEDMGLSKTVQAISLLGYMKGYQQISGPHLFIVPLTDIDHWLVEFKSWSPESRLVVIKGTVDQREPASILKEDGWDVCITSYETCLQEPNSFKETNWRYLVVDEVQTIIKEKTQILEIIQSMKTSNKLLLTGTQTQNDLQELLALQNFLMSDSTNNTIYRSANQLCDKELVNCLHSILQPFLLKTIKADLEKGLLPTKEIYIYVGLYTLQKDWQTIQAQDLKDQLDDNMNREVSEKKIEILNHVSLPNQSKLEIIQPCKVINPSVGLKCLLKDNTSIGNRTQSRKTLQSILPANKSTQGSFQKNSTKSYPWNGLLTKGSGEESSQNVQITSDCRNSPERIFSVCVESLKGSPNIKIIQQAGVEKKVEHNKVNFDLQSCSNELSIRHKLRKNKKHITVLNAKLGGKDDYSNEEEPNDSEEGKKEKSSDDEIFLKDKLSGNEIQEKYLSFVKHYINGEFEYKGTRKLDCIPAKPDHQSVCPCIVCGDQSVGMYFGIMVCYSCRTFIVATVQYRSVLNCEAQSNCTIHFRKEFCPHCRFKKCLWAGAVVAEVPLRLQKLSQFKRSLAVKSKRQPNRNSKRVKMKTFMKPDTDTRCASTMYLTSDTDCDNKVDCDKLVDNYYPIKSSGGQQKDNSYPIKLSVGQKDNSYPIKSSVRQKDNSYPIKLSGGQKDNSYPIKSSRGQKDNSYPNKLSGGQKDNSYPIKLSGGHKNHRRSEKLTSISESHIESESLKVTLCSGIKETSDTEIPLKSLLANNNMEENFHYFKQNSRPISTSDILTDWQRLHKSVQEQFQKLKN, from the exons ATGTGTACTACTGAGACATCTGTAACAAAACCATCTAAGGAGAGGAAGGAAAATCTACAGTCGATGTGTACTACTGAGACATCTGTCACAAAACCATCTAAGGAGAGGAAGTCACAGCGGAATCTCAGAAGAGg ACGTAGATTGaaaggaaaatataaatataaaagccTGTCTGAAGAAAGTGAAACAGAGACTGATAAACCAGCATCTT tGCAGAGGTCCCCAGAGATCACAGACAACCAGGTACAAGATCTAGGCTGGTTGTTATCACTATTTACACATGGAATTAATGGGGTTTTGGCAGAAGACATG GGTCTAAGTAAAACAGTACAAGCTATATCTTTGTTGGGATACATGAAGGGCTATCAACAGATCTCTGGACCTCATTTGTTTATTGTACCTCTGACTGATATAGACCACTGGCTGGTAGAATTTAAAAGCTGGAGTCCAGAATCCAGATTAGTTGTGATAAAAGGCACTGTTGATCAAAGA GAACCAGCAAGCATATTGAAGGAGGATGGCTGGGATGTTTGTATTACTAGTTATGAAACCTGTCTTCAAGAACCTAACTCCTTCAAAGAAACAAATTGGAGATATCTGGTTGTAGATGAAGTCCAGACTATCATTAAAGAAAAAACACAA ATTTTAGAGATTATCCAGAGTATGAAGACATCCAATAAACTCTTACTGACTGGAACCCAGACACAGAATGACTTACAAGAGTTATTGGCCTTGCAAAACTTCCTGATGTCTGATTCcacaaat aaTACCATCTACAGATCAGCTAATCAATTATGTGACAAAGAACTTGTGAACTGTTTACATAGC atTCTTCAACCATTCCTGTTGAAAACAATTAAAGCAGACTTAGAAAAGGGATTATTACCAACCAAAGAAATCTACATATATGTTGGACTTTATACTTTACAAAAAGATtg GCAAACAATACAAGCACAAGACTTAAAGGACCAACTGGATGATAACATGAATAGGGAGGTGAGTGAA AAAAAGATTGAAATCCTTAATCATGTCTCCTTACCAAATCAGTCAAAATTGGAAATCATTCAACCATGTAAAGTAATTAATCCCAGTGTTGGcctaaaatgtttattaaaagaCAATACAAGTATTGGAAACAGGACACAGAGCAGGAAAACTCTACAAAGTATTTTACCAGCCAATAAGTCAACACAGGGATCTTTTCAAAAGAATTCTACAAAGTCTTATCCCTGGAATGGTTTACTGACAAAAGGATCTGGTGAGGAGTCTTCTCAGAATGTTCAGATTACCTCAGATTGCAGAAATAGTCCAGAAAGAATATTTTCTGTGTGTGTTGAAAGTTTGAAAGGCAgcccaaatatcaaaattatacagCAAGCTGGGGTTGAAAAG aaagtaGAACATAATAAGGTCAACTTTGATTTGCAATCATGTTCAAATGAGCTTAGCATCAGGCATAAGTTacgaaaaaataaaaaacatataactGTATTGAATGCAAAACTTGGAGGAAAAGATGATTATTCAAATGAAGAGGAACCAAATGATAGTGAGGAAGGAAAAAAGGAAAAATCAAGTGacgatgaaatatttttaaaagataaattaagTGGAAATGAAATTCAGGAAAAATATCTGTCTTTTGTGAAACATTACATTAATGGAGAGTTCGAATACAAGGGTACCAGAAAATTAGACTGTATCCCTGCTAAACCTGACCACCAGTCAGTTTGCCCCTGTATTGTGTGTGGAGACCAGTCTGTTGGCATGTACTTTGGTATTATGGTGTGCTATAG TTGCCGTACTTTCATAGTTGCTACTGTACAGTACAGATCAGTCCTTAATTGTGAAGCACAGTCCAACTGTACCATTCATTTCCGTAAAGAATTCTGCCCACATTGTCGATTTAAAAAATGTCTTTGGGCTGGAGCTGTTGTTGCAG AGGTTCCTCTCAGACTACAAAAACTGAGTCAGTTTAAACGATCTCTCGCAGTTAAAAGCAAAAGG caACCCAACAGGAATTCTAAACGTGTTAAAATGAAGACTTTTATGAAACCAGACACTGACACCAGATGTGCTTCAACAATGTATTTAACCAGTGATACTGACTGTGATAACAAAGTTGACTGTGATAAACTTGTTGACAATTATTATCCAATCAAATCATCAGGAGGACAACAGAAAGACAATTCTTATCCAATCAAATTATCAGTAGGACAGAAAGACAATTCTTATCCAATCAAATCCTCAGTAAGACAGAAAGACAATTCTTATCCAATCAAATTGTCAGGAGGACAGAAAGACAATTCTTATCCAATCAAATCATCAAGAGGCCAGAAAGACAATTCTTATCCAAACAAATTATCAGGAGGACAGAAAGACAATTCTTATCCAATCAAATTATCTGGAGGACACAAAAATCACAGAAGATCTGAAAAACTTACTTCTATTTCTGAATCTCATATTGAAAGTGAAAGTTTAAAAGTGACCTTGTGTTCTGGTATTAAGGAGACTAGTGATACTGAGATACCTCTAAAATCATTGTTAGCAAATAATAATATGGAAGAAAATTTTcactattttaaacaaaattccaGACCAATAAGCACAAGTGATATATTGACTGATTGGCAAAGGCTGCATAAAAGTGTTCAGGAACAATTTCAAAAACTCAAGAattaa